Proteins from one Mastacembelus armatus chromosome 16, fMasArm1.2, whole genome shotgun sequence genomic window:
- the tcea3 gene encoding transcription elongation factor A protein 3 isoform X9, producing MTREEDLIRIARKLDKMVSRNNTEGAMDLLKELKSFNMTLKLLQETRIGMSVNGIRKHCTDEEVTALAKVLIKDWKRLLDSGQSHTEKSAEMKNGLDSSRTAACPNSSLSETQSRRDSCDSKPCQPVKRHSTDSKPDRRESTDSKMSSSPPAKKLTGERRESHGSKTLQPGPPQRKLSTDTERKGKNDAPKTPTTPTSPMSPSFSSAGGPLSPHLATGDSIRDKCIDMLAAALRTDNDYKDFGANCDNMAAEIEDHIYQEIKATDMKYKNRVRSRISNLKDPKNPGLRRNVLAGSIELSRIAAMSAEEMASDELKQLRNILTQEAIREHQMAKTGGTTTDLLQCGKCKKKNCTYNQVQTRSADEPMTTFVLCNECGNRWKFC from the exons ATGACGCGAGAGGAAGATCTCATCCGGATTGCGAGGAAACTGGACAAGATGGTGTCTAGAAATAACACG GAGGGCGCCATGGACCTGCTGAAGGAACTGAAAAGTTTCAATATGACACTCAAACTTCTCCAG gaaaCGAGGATCGGCATGTCTGTGAATGGTATcaggaaacactgcacagaCGAGGAAGTCACTGCACTGGCAAAGGTCCTCATTAAAGACTGGAAAAGGCTGCTGG actCTGGCCAATCTCACACGGAGAAATCGGCTGAAATGAAGAACGGCTTGGACTCCAGCAGAACGGCAGCATGTCCTAACAGCTCCCTGTCTGAGACGCAGAGCAG GAGGGACTCGTGTGACTCGAAGCCCTGCCAACCTGTGAAACGTCATTCAACTGACTCCAAACCCGACAG GCGGGAATCCACTGATTCAAAGATGAGCAGCTCGCCACCGGCAAAGAAACTAACAGGTGAAAg GAGAGAGTCTCATGGATCCAAGACCTTGCAGCCCGGACCGCCACAGAGGAAACTCTCAACTGACACTGAaag AAAGGGAAAAAACGATGCCCCAAAAACTCCCACCACCCCGACCAGCCCCATGTCAcccagcttcagctctgctggGGGTCCGCTGTCTCCTCATCTGGCTACTGGAGACTCCATCAGAGACAAGTGCATTGACATGCTGGCAGCTGCCCTGCGCACAGACA ATGACTACAAAGATTTTGGAGCCAACTGTGACAACATGGCAGCAGAGATTGAAGATC ATATATACCAAGAGATAAAGGCCACTGATATGAAATACAAGAACAGAGTCCGCAGTCGTATCAGCAACTTGAAGGACCCCAAGAACCCTGGGCTTCGCAGGAATGTACTTGCAGGGAGCATTGAGTTGAGCCGCATTGCCGCCATGTCTGCTGAG GAAATGGCTAGCGATGAGCTGAAACAGCTGAGAAACATTCTCACCCAGGAGGCCATCAGGGAGCACCAGATGGCCAAAACTGGTGGCACGACCACCGACCTGCTGCAGTGCGGCAAGTGCAAGAAGAAGAAC
- the tcea3 gene encoding transcription elongation factor A protein 3 isoform X7, translating into MTREEDLIRIARKLDKMVSRNNTEGAMDLLKELKSFNMTLKLLQETRIGMSVNGIRKHCTDEEVTALAKVLIKDWKRLLDSGQSHTEKSAEMKNGLDSSRTAACPNSSLSETQSRKDSSESKTPAPKKPSVDVRKEKLRRDSCDSKPCQPVKRHSTDSKPDRRESTDSKMSSSPPAKKLTGERRESHGSKTLQPGPPQRKLSTDTERKGKNDAPKTPTTPTSPMSPSFSSAGGPLSPHLATGDSIRDKCIDMLAAALRTDNDYKDFGANCDNMAAEIEDHIYQEIKATDMKYKNRVRSRISNLKDPKNPGLRRNVLAGSIELSRIAAMSAEEMASDELKQLRNILTQEAIREHQMAKTGGTTTDLLQCGKCKKKNCTYNQVQTRSADEPMTTFVLCNECGNRWKFC; encoded by the exons ATGACGCGAGAGGAAGATCTCATCCGGATTGCGAGGAAACTGGACAAGATGGTGTCTAGAAATAACACG GAGGGCGCCATGGACCTGCTGAAGGAACTGAAAAGTTTCAATATGACACTCAAACTTCTCCAG gaaaCGAGGATCGGCATGTCTGTGAATGGTATcaggaaacactgcacagaCGAGGAAGTCACTGCACTGGCAAAGGTCCTCATTAAAGACTGGAAAAGGCTGCTGG actCTGGCCAATCTCACACGGAGAAATCGGCTGAAATGAAGAACGGCTTGGACTCCAGCAGAACGGCAGCATGTCCTAACAGCTCCCTGTCTGAGACGCAGAGCAG GAAAGATTCCTCTGAATCTAAAACACCAGCCCCCAAAAAGCCCAGTGTGGATGTCAGGAAGGAAAAACTCAG GAGGGACTCGTGTGACTCGAAGCCCTGCCAACCTGTGAAACGTCATTCAACTGACTCCAAACCCGACAG GCGGGAATCCACTGATTCAAAGATGAGCAGCTCGCCACCGGCAAAGAAACTAACAGGTGAAAg GAGAGAGTCTCATGGATCCAAGACCTTGCAGCCCGGACCGCCACAGAGGAAACTCTCAACTGACACTGAaag AAAGGGAAAAAACGATGCCCCAAAAACTCCCACCACCCCGACCAGCCCCATGTCAcccagcttcagctctgctggGGGTCCGCTGTCTCCTCATCTGGCTACTGGAGACTCCATCAGAGACAAGTGCATTGACATGCTGGCAGCTGCCCTGCGCACAGACA ATGACTACAAAGATTTTGGAGCCAACTGTGACAACATGGCAGCAGAGATTGAAGATC ATATATACCAAGAGATAAAGGCCACTGATATGAAATACAAGAACAGAGTCCGCAGTCGTATCAGCAACTTGAAGGACCCCAAGAACCCTGGGCTTCGCAGGAATGTACTTGCAGGGAGCATTGAGTTGAGCCGCATTGCCGCCATGTCTGCTGAG GAAATGGCTAGCGATGAGCTGAAACAGCTGAGAAACATTCTCACCCAGGAGGCCATCAGGGAGCACCAGATGGCCAAAACTGGTGGCACGACCACCGACCTGCTGCAGTGCGGCAAGTGCAAGAAGAAGAAC
- the tcea3 gene encoding transcription elongation factor A protein 3 isoform X8, translating into MTREEDLIRIARKLDKMVSRNNTEGAMDLLKELKSFNMTLKLLQETRIGMSVNGIRKHCTDEEVTALAKVLIKDWKRLLDSGQSHTEKSAEMKNGLDSSRTAACPNSSLSETQSRTDSSDSKVCRKHSDEAKRERRDSCDSKPCQPVKRHSTDSKPDRRESTDSKMSSSPPAKKLTGERRESHGSKTLQPGPPQRKLSTDTERKGKNDAPKTPTTPTSPMSPSFSSAGGPLSPHLATGDSIRDKCIDMLAAALRTDNDYKDFGANCDNMAAEIEDHIYQEIKATDMKYKNRVRSRISNLKDPKNPGLRRNVLAGSIELSRIAAMSAEEMASDELKQLRNILTQEAIREHQMAKTGGTTTDLLQCGKCKKKNCTYNQVQTRSADEPMTTFVLCNECGNRWKFC; encoded by the exons ATGACGCGAGAGGAAGATCTCATCCGGATTGCGAGGAAACTGGACAAGATGGTGTCTAGAAATAACACG GAGGGCGCCATGGACCTGCTGAAGGAACTGAAAAGTTTCAATATGACACTCAAACTTCTCCAG gaaaCGAGGATCGGCATGTCTGTGAATGGTATcaggaaacactgcacagaCGAGGAAGTCACTGCACTGGCAAAGGTCCTCATTAAAGACTGGAAAAGGCTGCTGG actCTGGCCAATCTCACACGGAGAAATCGGCTGAAATGAAGAACGGCTTGGACTCCAGCAGAACGGCAGCATGTCCTAACAGCTCCCTGTCTGAGACGCAGAGCAG GACCGACTCATCAGATAGCAAAGTGTGCAGAAAACACTCAGATGAAGCCAAGAGAGAAAG GAGGGACTCGTGTGACTCGAAGCCCTGCCAACCTGTGAAACGTCATTCAACTGACTCCAAACCCGACAG GCGGGAATCCACTGATTCAAAGATGAGCAGCTCGCCACCGGCAAAGAAACTAACAGGTGAAAg GAGAGAGTCTCATGGATCCAAGACCTTGCAGCCCGGACCGCCACAGAGGAAACTCTCAACTGACACTGAaag AAAGGGAAAAAACGATGCCCCAAAAACTCCCACCACCCCGACCAGCCCCATGTCAcccagcttcagctctgctggGGGTCCGCTGTCTCCTCATCTGGCTACTGGAGACTCCATCAGAGACAAGTGCATTGACATGCTGGCAGCTGCCCTGCGCACAGACA ATGACTACAAAGATTTTGGAGCCAACTGTGACAACATGGCAGCAGAGATTGAAGATC ATATATACCAAGAGATAAAGGCCACTGATATGAAATACAAGAACAGAGTCCGCAGTCGTATCAGCAACTTGAAGGACCCCAAGAACCCTGGGCTTCGCAGGAATGTACTTGCAGGGAGCATTGAGTTGAGCCGCATTGCCGCCATGTCTGCTGAG GAAATGGCTAGCGATGAGCTGAAACAGCTGAGAAACATTCTCACCCAGGAGGCCATCAGGGAGCACCAGATGGCCAAAACTGGTGGCACGACCACCGACCTGCTGCAGTGCGGCAAGTGCAAGAAGAAGAAC
- the tcea3 gene encoding transcription elongation factor A protein 3 isoform X6, whose protein sequence is MTREEDLIRIARKLDKMVSRNNTEGAMDLLKELKSFNMTLKLLQETRIGMSVNGIRKHCTDEEVTALAKVLIKDWKRLLDSGQSHTEKSAEMKNGLDSSRTAACPNSSLSETQSRTDSSDSKVCRKHSDEAKRERKDSSESKTPAPKKPSVDVRKEKLRRDSCDSKPCQPVKRHSTDSKPDRRESTDSKMSSSPPAKKLTGERRESHGSKTLQPGPPQRKLSTDTERKGKNDAPKTPTTPTSPMSPSFSSAGGPLSPHLATGDSIRDKCIDMLAAALRTDNDYKDFGANCDNMAAEIEDHIYQEIKATDMKYKNRVRSRISNLKDPKNPGLRRNVLAGSIELSRIAAMSAEEMASDELKQLRNILTQEAIREHQMAKTGGTTTDLLQCGKCKKKNCTYNQVQTRSADEPMTTFVLCNECGNRWKFC, encoded by the exons ATGACGCGAGAGGAAGATCTCATCCGGATTGCGAGGAAACTGGACAAGATGGTGTCTAGAAATAACACG GAGGGCGCCATGGACCTGCTGAAGGAACTGAAAAGTTTCAATATGACACTCAAACTTCTCCAG gaaaCGAGGATCGGCATGTCTGTGAATGGTATcaggaaacactgcacagaCGAGGAAGTCACTGCACTGGCAAAGGTCCTCATTAAAGACTGGAAAAGGCTGCTGG actCTGGCCAATCTCACACGGAGAAATCGGCTGAAATGAAGAACGGCTTGGACTCCAGCAGAACGGCAGCATGTCCTAACAGCTCCCTGTCTGAGACGCAGAGCAG GACCGACTCATCAGATAGCAAAGTGTGCAGAAAACACTCAGATGAAGCCAAGAGAGAAAG GAAAGATTCCTCTGAATCTAAAACACCAGCCCCCAAAAAGCCCAGTGTGGATGTCAGGAAGGAAAAACTCAG GAGGGACTCGTGTGACTCGAAGCCCTGCCAACCTGTGAAACGTCATTCAACTGACTCCAAACCCGACAG GCGGGAATCCACTGATTCAAAGATGAGCAGCTCGCCACCGGCAAAGAAACTAACAGGTGAAAg GAGAGAGTCTCATGGATCCAAGACCTTGCAGCCCGGACCGCCACAGAGGAAACTCTCAACTGACACTGAaag AAAGGGAAAAAACGATGCCCCAAAAACTCCCACCACCCCGACCAGCCCCATGTCAcccagcttcagctctgctggGGGTCCGCTGTCTCCTCATCTGGCTACTGGAGACTCCATCAGAGACAAGTGCATTGACATGCTGGCAGCTGCCCTGCGCACAGACA ATGACTACAAAGATTTTGGAGCCAACTGTGACAACATGGCAGCAGAGATTGAAGATC ATATATACCAAGAGATAAAGGCCACTGATATGAAATACAAGAACAGAGTCCGCAGTCGTATCAGCAACTTGAAGGACCCCAAGAACCCTGGGCTTCGCAGGAATGTACTTGCAGGGAGCATTGAGTTGAGCCGCATTGCCGCCATGTCTGCTGAG GAAATGGCTAGCGATGAGCTGAAACAGCTGAGAAACATTCTCACCCAGGAGGCCATCAGGGAGCACCAGATGGCCAAAACTGGTGGCACGACCACCGACCTGCTGCAGTGCGGCAAGTGCAAGAAGAAGAAC
- the tcea3 gene encoding transcription elongation factor A protein 3 isoform X5, translated as MTREEDLIRIARKLDKMVSRNNTEGAMDLLKELKSFNMTLKLLQETRIGMSVNGIRKHCTDEEVTALAKVLIKDWKRLLDSGQSHTEKSAEMKNGLDSSRTAACPNSSLSETQSSHKRLDVKPKHESEPDKKHSNKNRKEKHNNEHKNNKQHADDPKDEKHLVQSQNEKHPQEKQLEEPKKQRAVEPLQHALDNKKHKDVQDLQSEKHKPEPRKEGPLEEPKKTRHVEGLRKEKHSDEPKKHSYTDDVKDKHREESRNERPTNTLQRERPPSDPEREKPADAHKPIFERRGVLDSSILYPTRFPSPPRPARPPLPIKHPSLNVRKDRKFPPDPNAPIAPLPLHLHPPPPRKEPPDPNAPLPPLPLHLHPPPPPKRPSLDGKQERERKELSDSQKKTSDHIKKDRTDSSDSKVCRKHSDEAKRERKDSSESKTPAPKKPSVDVRKEKLRRDSCDSKPCQPVKRHSTDSKPDRRESTDSKMSSSPPAKKLTGERRESHGSKTLQPGPPQRKLSTDTERKGKNDAPKTPTTPTSPMSPSFSSAGGPLSPHLATGDSIRDKCIDMLAAALRTDNDYKDFGANCDNMAAEIEDHIYQEIKATDMKYKNRVRSRISNLKDPKNPGLRRNVLAGSIELSRIAAMSAEEMASDELKQLRNILTQEAIREHQMAKTGGTTTDLLQCGKCKKKNCTYNQVQTRSADEPMTTFVLCNECGNRWKFC; from the exons ATGACGCGAGAGGAAGATCTCATCCGGATTGCGAGGAAACTGGACAAGATGGTGTCTAGAAATAACACG GAGGGCGCCATGGACCTGCTGAAGGAACTGAAAAGTTTCAATATGACACTCAAACTTCTCCAG gaaaCGAGGATCGGCATGTCTGTGAATGGTATcaggaaacactgcacagaCGAGGAAGTCACTGCACTGGCAAAGGTCCTCATTAAAGACTGGAAAAGGCTGCTGG actCTGGCCAATCTCACACGGAGAAATCGGCTGAAATGAAGAACGGCTTGGACTCCAGCAGAACGGCAGCATGTCCTAACAGCTCCCTGTCTGAGACGCAGAGCAG tcaCAAGAGACTGGATGTCAAACCAAAACATGAGTCAGAGCCTGACAAAAAACACTCCAataagaacagaaaagaaaaacacaataatgagcacaaaaacaataaacaacatgcAGATGACCCCAAGGATGAAAAGCACCTGGTCCAGTCCCAAAATGAGAAACATCCACAAGAAAAGCAGCTAGAAGaacccaaaaaacaaagagctgtGGAGCCTCTCCAACATGCGCTGGATAACAAGAAACACAAGGATGTACAGGACCTGCAGAGTGAAAAACACAAGCCAGAACCCAGGAAAGAAGGACCCTTAGAAGAACCGAAAAAGACGAGACATGTGGAAGGACTCAGAAAGGAGAAACACTCTGATGAGCCCAAGAAACACAGCTACACAGACGACGTGAAGGACAAACACAGGGAGGAAAGCAGGAACGAGAGGCCGACGAACACGCTGCAACGTGAGCGACCACCGAGTGACCCCGAGAGGGAGAAACCTGCTGATGCTCACAAGCCGATATTTGAAAG GAGAGGAGTGTTGGACAGCAGTATTCTGTATCCCACCCGGTTCCCCTCCCCCCCTCGGCCTGCTCGGCCTCCTCTGCCGATTAAACATCCGTCTCTGAACGTTAGAAAAGACAG gAAATTTCCACCTGACCCAAATGCTCCAATAGCACCTCTTCCGCTTCACCTTCATCCCCCTCCACCGCG AAAAGAGCCTCCTGACCCCAacgctcctcttcctccactccCTCTTCACCTTCACCCCCCACCTCCTCCGAAACGTCCCTCCCTCGATGggaagcaggagagagagag GAAGGAGTTATCTGACTCACAGAAGAAGACGTCAGATCACATAAAGAAAGACAG GACCGACTCATCAGATAGCAAAGTGTGCAGAAAACACTCAGATGAAGCCAAGAGAGAAAG GAAAGATTCCTCTGAATCTAAAACACCAGCCCCCAAAAAGCCCAGTGTGGATGTCAGGAAGGAAAAACTCAG GAGGGACTCGTGTGACTCGAAGCCCTGCCAACCTGTGAAACGTCATTCAACTGACTCCAAACCCGACAG GCGGGAATCCACTGATTCAAAGATGAGCAGCTCGCCACCGGCAAAGAAACTAACAGGTGAAAg GAGAGAGTCTCATGGATCCAAGACCTTGCAGCCCGGACCGCCACAGAGGAAACTCTCAACTGACACTGAaag AAAGGGAAAAAACGATGCCCCAAAAACTCCCACCACCCCGACCAGCCCCATGTCAcccagcttcagctctgctggGGGTCCGCTGTCTCCTCATCTGGCTACTGGAGACTCCATCAGAGACAAGTGCATTGACATGCTGGCAGCTGCCCTGCGCACAGACA ATGACTACAAAGATTTTGGAGCCAACTGTGACAACATGGCAGCAGAGATTGAAGATC ATATATACCAAGAGATAAAGGCCACTGATATGAAATACAAGAACAGAGTCCGCAGTCGTATCAGCAACTTGAAGGACCCCAAGAACCCTGGGCTTCGCAGGAATGTACTTGCAGGGAGCATTGAGTTGAGCCGCATTGCCGCCATGTCTGCTGAG GAAATGGCTAGCGATGAGCTGAAACAGCTGAGAAACATTCTCACCCAGGAGGCCATCAGGGAGCACCAGATGGCCAAAACTGGTGGCACGACCACCGACCTGCTGCAGTGCGGCAAGTGCAAGAAGAAGAAC
- the tcea3 gene encoding transcription elongation factor A protein 3 isoform X2, whose translation MTREEDLIRIARKLDKMVSRNNTEGAMDLLKELKSFNMTLKLLQETRIGMSVNGIRKHCTDEEVTALAKVLIKDWKRLLDSGQSHTEKSAEMKNGLDSSRTAACPNSSLSETQSSHKRLDVKPKHESEPDKKHSNKNRKEKHNNEHKNNKQHADDPKDEKHLVQSQNEKHPQEKQLEEPKKQRAVEPLQHALDNKKHKDVQDLQSEKHKPEPRKEGPLEEPKKTRHVEGLRKEKHSDEPKKHSYTDDVKDKHREESRNERPTNTLQRERPPSDPEREKPADAHKPIFERRGVLDSSILYPTRFPSPPRPARPPLPIKHPSLNVRKDRKDGKDSSSGQPRPHAPRPASPPVKRPSLEVKKERKFPPDPNAPIAPLPLHLHPPPPRKEPPDPNAPLPPLPLHLHPPPPPKRPSLDGKQERERTDSSDSKVCRKHSDEAKRERKDSSESKTPAPKKPSVDVRKEKLRRDSCDSKPCQPVKRHSTDSKPDRRESTDSKMSSSPPAKKLTGERRESHGSKTLQPGPPQRKLSTDTERKGKNDAPKTPTTPTSPMSPSFSSAGGPLSPHLATGDSIRDKCIDMLAAALRTDNDYKDFGANCDNMAAEIEDHIYQEIKATDMKYKNRVRSRISNLKDPKNPGLRRNVLAGSIELSRIAAMSAEEMASDELKQLRNILTQEAIREHQMAKTGGTTTDLLQCGKCKKKNCTYNQVQTRSADEPMTTFVLCNECGNRWKFC comes from the exons ATGACGCGAGAGGAAGATCTCATCCGGATTGCGAGGAAACTGGACAAGATGGTGTCTAGAAATAACACG GAGGGCGCCATGGACCTGCTGAAGGAACTGAAAAGTTTCAATATGACACTCAAACTTCTCCAG gaaaCGAGGATCGGCATGTCTGTGAATGGTATcaggaaacactgcacagaCGAGGAAGTCACTGCACTGGCAAAGGTCCTCATTAAAGACTGGAAAAGGCTGCTGG actCTGGCCAATCTCACACGGAGAAATCGGCTGAAATGAAGAACGGCTTGGACTCCAGCAGAACGGCAGCATGTCCTAACAGCTCCCTGTCTGAGACGCAGAGCAG tcaCAAGAGACTGGATGTCAAACCAAAACATGAGTCAGAGCCTGACAAAAAACACTCCAataagaacagaaaagaaaaacacaataatgagcacaaaaacaataaacaacatgcAGATGACCCCAAGGATGAAAAGCACCTGGTCCAGTCCCAAAATGAGAAACATCCACAAGAAAAGCAGCTAGAAGaacccaaaaaacaaagagctgtGGAGCCTCTCCAACATGCGCTGGATAACAAGAAACACAAGGATGTACAGGACCTGCAGAGTGAAAAACACAAGCCAGAACCCAGGAAAGAAGGACCCTTAGAAGAACCGAAAAAGACGAGACATGTGGAAGGACTCAGAAAGGAGAAACACTCTGATGAGCCCAAGAAACACAGCTACACAGACGACGTGAAGGACAAACACAGGGAGGAAAGCAGGAACGAGAGGCCGACGAACACGCTGCAACGTGAGCGACCACCGAGTGACCCCGAGAGGGAGAAACCTGCTGATGCTCACAAGCCGATATTTGAAAG GAGAGGAGTGTTGGACAGCAGTATTCTGTATCCCACCCGGTTCCCCTCCCCCCCTCGGCCTGCTCGGCCTCCTCTGCCGATTAAACATCCGTCTCTGAACGTTAGAAAAGACAG GAAGGATGGTAAAGACTCTTCGTCCGGACAGCCTCGTCCTCATGCTCCTCGACCTGCCTCTCCTCCCGTTAAGCGACCGTCACTGGAAGTAAAGAAAGAGAG gAAATTTCCACCTGACCCAAATGCTCCAATAGCACCTCTTCCGCTTCACCTTCATCCCCCTCCACCGCG AAAAGAGCCTCCTGACCCCAacgctcctcttcctccactccCTCTTCACCTTCACCCCCCACCTCCTCCGAAACGTCCCTCCCTCGATGggaagcaggagagagagag GACCGACTCATCAGATAGCAAAGTGTGCAGAAAACACTCAGATGAAGCCAAGAGAGAAAG GAAAGATTCCTCTGAATCTAAAACACCAGCCCCCAAAAAGCCCAGTGTGGATGTCAGGAAGGAAAAACTCAG GAGGGACTCGTGTGACTCGAAGCCCTGCCAACCTGTGAAACGTCATTCAACTGACTCCAAACCCGACAG GCGGGAATCCACTGATTCAAAGATGAGCAGCTCGCCACCGGCAAAGAAACTAACAGGTGAAAg GAGAGAGTCTCATGGATCCAAGACCTTGCAGCCCGGACCGCCACAGAGGAAACTCTCAACTGACACTGAaag AAAGGGAAAAAACGATGCCCCAAAAACTCCCACCACCCCGACCAGCCCCATGTCAcccagcttcagctctgctggGGGTCCGCTGTCTCCTCATCTGGCTACTGGAGACTCCATCAGAGACAAGTGCATTGACATGCTGGCAGCTGCCCTGCGCACAGACA ATGACTACAAAGATTTTGGAGCCAACTGTGACAACATGGCAGCAGAGATTGAAGATC ATATATACCAAGAGATAAAGGCCACTGATATGAAATACAAGAACAGAGTCCGCAGTCGTATCAGCAACTTGAAGGACCCCAAGAACCCTGGGCTTCGCAGGAATGTACTTGCAGGGAGCATTGAGTTGAGCCGCATTGCCGCCATGTCTGCTGAG GAAATGGCTAGCGATGAGCTGAAACAGCTGAGAAACATTCTCACCCAGGAGGCCATCAGGGAGCACCAGATGGCCAAAACTGGTGGCACGACCACCGACCTGCTGCAGTGCGGCAAGTGCAAGAAGAAGAAC